In one window of Sandaracinaceae bacterium DNA:
- a CDS encoding polysaccharide deacetylase family protein, with product MKRPLNKRWVVKKAARAGVTLGSALSGSLWLRSAMAGGACVRVLTYHRVGDDCPEDPFCVTRDAFDAQMRLLAEEGRAVSLAQVQAFVSGAPTDGAVLPADACLVTIDDGCLSTLTEVLPTLQRWGVPAVAFVSAALVGADYEGLPERYLTWDELRTLDASPLVTIGSHAHTHRSLGLMDPAEARTEARRSRETLEAQLGHEVRSFAYPFGTRADFNGVTERVLAEAGYHIAFNSMHGAVRPGADPISLPRVKVEGGEPLSLFALQTRGAMDAWRVVDQNLHRLQRVRQEIV from the coding sequence GTGAAGCGCCCGCTGAACAAGCGCTGGGTGGTGAAGAAGGCGGCGCGCGCCGGCGTGACGCTGGGCTCGGCGTTGAGCGGCTCGCTATGGCTGCGCTCCGCCATGGCAGGGGGCGCGTGCGTGCGCGTGCTGACCTACCACCGCGTGGGGGACGACTGCCCGGAGGACCCCTTCTGCGTGACGCGCGACGCGTTCGACGCGCAGATGCGCCTGCTGGCCGAGGAGGGGCGCGCGGTGTCCCTCGCGCAGGTGCAAGCGTTCGTGAGCGGCGCACCGACCGACGGCGCAGTGCTCCCCGCGGACGCGTGCTTGGTGACCATCGACGACGGCTGCCTGAGCACGCTGACCGAGGTGCTCCCGACGCTGCAGCGCTGGGGCGTGCCGGCGGTGGCGTTCGTGAGCGCCGCGCTCGTCGGCGCAGACTACGAGGGGCTGCCCGAGCGCTACCTGACGTGGGACGAGCTGCGCACGCTCGACGCAAGCCCGCTGGTCACCATCGGCTCACACGCGCACACGCACCGCTCGCTGGGCCTGATGGACCCCGCCGAGGCGCGCACCGAGGCGCGTCGCTCGCGAGAGACGCTGGAGGCGCAGCTGGGGCACGAGGTGCGTTCGTTCGCCTACCCGTTCGGGACGCGCGCAGACTTCAACGGCGTGACCGAGCGCGTGCTGGCCGAGGCCGGCTATCACATCGCGTTCAACAGCATGCACGGCGCGGTGCGGCCCGGTGCCGACCCCATCAGCCTGCCGCGCGTGAAGGTGGAGGGCGGCGAGCCCCTGTCGTTGTTCGCGCTGCAGACCCGTGGGGCGATGGACGCGTGGCGCGTGGTGGACCAGAACCTGCACCGCCTGCAGCGCGTGCGTCAGGAGATCGTGTGA